CCGCGCTGGAACGCGTGATGGCCGAGCGCATGGACGCCATGGAAGCCAGTCTCGCCGCCCGGTTGTCGGCGCTGGTGCAGTCCGGCATCCGCTCCCTGTCCGACGAGGACGTGCGCGCCATCGCCCTCGCGGCCGCCGACGAGGAGGACGCCCGCGAACGGGCCCGACTCGGCTCCGCCCCCGACACCACCTGACCCGGAAGGACACTCCTATGTGGACGATTCTGTTCTGGAAGGCCGCCGCCGAGCGCGCCATCAAGACCGGCGCCCAGTCCCTGGCCGCCATCCTCAGCGCCGAAGCCGTCGGCCTGCTCGACGCCCCCTGGGGCGCCGCGCTCTCGGCCGCCGGGATGGCGGCCGTGCTCTCGGTGATCACCTCGGTGGGCTCGACCGCCGTCGGTGACAGCAGCTCACCGTCGCTGGTGCGGTTCCTGCCGTAGCGGCGGCGGTTTCAAGAACGGCACCACCACCGAGGCCCCCGGCCCGCCCCGCACAGGGGTGGGCCGGGGCCTTTTCGCATGCCCACGTCGGCGACCGCCGCCGCCTGCCTTGACGAGTCGAACACCTGTTCTATACTCGGCCGCGTCAGCCGCGCGTGGTTGACGAGCAGAGGTGACCGGTCAGCGGTTGGGGAAGAACCGCCGACCACGAAGGGCCCCCGCACCGTGCGGGGGCCCTTCGTTCGTTCAGCGCCGACGCCACCGGGCCCGGCATTCCTCCGATCAGGTACGCCGTCCCCGATCCGCTCCGCGCCCCGGCC
The window above is part of the Allokutzneria albata genome. Proteins encoded here:
- a CDS encoding holin, giving the protein MWTILFWKAAAERAIKTGAQSLAAILSAEAVGLLDAPWGAALSAAGMAAVLSVITSVGSTAVGDSSSPSLVRFLP